The Lycium barbarum isolate Lr01 chromosome 9, ASM1917538v2, whole genome shotgun sequence genome has a segment encoding these proteins:
- the LOC132611491 gene encoding non-specific lipid transfer protein GPI-anchored 5-like → MQWDGGRAQSGCTTVLVSLFPCLNYVTGNTTTPSSSCCSQLSRVVTSQPRCLGSVLNGGGFSFGASINQTLAVALPNACNVQTPPVSRCNAGANGPAASPADSPPADSSKESPYIPSGTESKTTGGNTFDGSIVELPLHLTANFIFIAAFTAFVLTIF, encoded by the exons ATGCAATGGGATGGAGGCAGAGCACAATCAGGCTGCACTACTGTACTGGTGAGCTTGTTCCCATGTCTAAATTATGTTACAGGAAACACAACAACGCCCTCATCATCTTGTTGCTCACAGCTATCAAGGGTTGTTACATCACAGCCCCGGTGCCTTGGCTCCGTGTTAAATGGTGGTGGCTTCTCTTTTGGTGCTTCTATTAACCAAACTCTGGCTGTTGCACTTCCTAATGCATGCAATGTGCAAACTCCTCCTGTGAGCCGCTGCAATG CTGGTGCAAATGGACCAGCAGCTTCACCTGCTGATAGTCCTCCAGCGGACTCTTCTAAAGAATCACCATATATTCCTTCAG GAACAGAGTCAAAGACTACTGGTGGGAACACATTTGATGGAAGCATTGTGGAACTACCGCTTCATCTCACAGCTAATTTTATCTTCATTGCTGCATTTACTGCTTTTGTGTTAACTATCTTCTAG
- the LOC132610644 gene encoding putative defensin-like protein 120 gives MAKLLTCVLLVAALFLVGTMVLSVESKTCYQIHPELLCDQGKVEPKCLPFCKQKFGPNAGGQCIEQVGFNGPFCACDYPC, from the exons ATGGCAAAGCTTTTGACTTGTGTCCTTCTTGTTGCTGCTCTGTTTCTTG TTGGAACAATGGTCCTATCAGTTGAATCAAAAACTTGCTACCAAATACATCCAGAATTATTGTGCGACCAAGGAAAAGTTGAGCCAAAAtgtttgccattttgcaagcaaAAATTTGGACCCAATGCTGGTGGCCAATGCATTGAACAAGTTGGCTTTAATGGTCCTTTTTGTGCTTGCGATTATCCGTGCTAG